From the genome of Drosophila melanogaster chromosome 2L, one region includes:
- the CG17376 gene encoding uncharacterized protein, isoform C: MCNGCGCCGPCNETPCCGPHSPPCGAPSPIPCSPAPGMCCPPLPEGGIPDPRVWNYYNTPPTYPCKSASELNAPTPPYEPTNSVRPSVFEP, translated from the coding sequence ATGTGCAACGGATGTGGATGCTGTGGACCCTGTAATGAAACACCCTGCTGTGGCCCCCACAGTCCGCCATGCGGAGCCCCGTCTCCCATCCCGTGCTCTCCTGCTCCGGGCATGTGCTGTCCCCCTCTGCCCGAGGGCGGCATTCCCGATCCCCGTGTCTGGAACTACTACAACACGCCCCCAACTTATCCATGTAAGTCCGCTTCCGAGCTAAATGCTCCCACTCCACCATACGAACCCACAAattctgtccgtccgtccgtttTCGAACCTTGA
- the CG43610 gene encoding uncharacterized protein: protein MTGPQTIVVYGLIAILVIIIVIISIILLVGLYIHDPNRITTNETTTEEALTTLWA, encoded by the coding sequence ATGACGGGCCCTCAGACAATTGTGGTTTATGGCTTGATTGCCATTCTGGTCATCATTATTGTGATTATATCTATTATTTTGCTCGTTGGATTATATATTCACGATCCAAATCGTATAACAACGAATGAGACGACAACTGAAGAAGCCTTGACCACTTTATGGGCGTAG
- the nrv2 gene encoding nervana 2, isoform C, with product MPTITEDCIDGFQQYYSRPPERPKKKSLKQMVYDSEDNSYFGRSMDSWAKIGIFYVAFYGVLAALVAICMWAFFQTLDPRIPKWTLDRSLIGTNPGLGFRPLPPVDNVESTLIWYKGTQHENYKHWTDSLDDFLAVYKVPGLTPGRGQNIYNCDYNQPPPKGQVCDVDIKTWSPCTKENNYSYHKSAPCIFLKLNKIYGWIPEYYNRSNDLPANMPASLKTYIAEVEKTQPEKLNTIWVSCEGENPADQENIGAVNYLPIRGFPGYFYPYQNSEGYLSPLVAVHFQRPKRGIIINVECRAWARNIIHDRKERIGSVHYELLID from the exons ATGCCTACCATAACCGAGGATTGCATAGATGGATTCCAACAGTACTACTCGCGGCCACCGGAGAGGCCCAAGAAGAAGTCCCTGAAGCAGATGGTCTACGACTCGGAGGACAACTCCTACTTCGGACGCTCGATGGACAGCTGGG CCAAAATCGGAATCTTCTATGTGGCCTTCTACGGAGTCCTAGCCGCCCTCGTTGCCATCTGCATGTGGGCCTTCTTCCAAACTCTCGATCCTCGCATTCCCAAGTGGACCCTGGACCGTTCCCTGATAGGTACAAATCCAG GTCTAGGTTTTCGACCCCTGCCACCGGTGGACAATGTGGAAAGCACTTTGATCTGGTACAAGGGCACCCAACACGAGAACTACAAGCACTGGACAGACTCCCTGGATGATTTCCTTGCGG TGTACAAAGTACCTGGTCTAACACCCGGCCGTGGTCAGAACATCTACAACTGCGACTACAACCAGCCGCCGCCAAAGGGTCAGGTGTGCGACGTGGACATCAAGACGTGGTCGCCGTGCACCAAGGAGAATAACTACAGCTACCACAAGAGTGCGCCGTGTATCTTCCTCAAGCTGAACAAGATCTACGGCTGGATTCCGGAGTACTACAACAGATCGAATGACTTGCCCGCGAACATGCCCGCCAGCTTGAAGACCTACATCGCAGAGGTCGAGAAGACGCAGCCAGAAAAG CTAAACACCATTTGGGTATCGTGCGAGGGCGAGAACCCAGCCGACCAGGAGAACATTGGTGCTGTCAACTACCTGCCAATCAGGGGATTCCCCGGCTACTTCTATCCCTACCAGAACTCCGAGGGCTACTTGAGTCCCCTGGTGGCGGTGCACTTCCAGCGCCCCAAAC GCGGaatcatcatcaacgtggAGTGCAGGGCTTGGGCTCGCAACATCATACACGATCGCAAGGAGAGAATCGGATCGGTGCACTATGAGCTCCTCATTGATTAA
- the CG17376 gene encoding uncharacterized protein, isoform A yields the protein MCNGCGCCGPSPCPRRYLVNKDNAPCVWCAPCKAHCYNTPPKCCC from the exons ATGTGCAACGGATGTGGATGCTGTGGACCCT CTCCTTGCCCCAGGCGTTACCTTGTTAACAAGGATAACGCGCCTTGCGTGTGGTGTGCTCCGTGCAAAGCCCACTGCTACAACACTCCGCCAAAATGCTGTTGCTAG
- the nrv2 gene encoding nervana 2, isoform E — protein MSKPVPMSPSFVDEDLHNLRKPKPFKLGQFLYNTEDGTVMGRDRSSWAKIGIFYVAFYGVLAALVAICMWAFFQTLDPRIPKWTLDRSLIGTNPGLGFRPLPPVDNVESTLIWYKGTQHENYKHWTDSLDDFLAVYKVPGLTPGRGQNIYNCDYNQPPPKGQVCDVDIKTWSPCTKENNYSYHKSAPCIFLKLNKIYGWIPEYYNRSNDLPANMPASLKTYIAEVEKTQPEKLNTIWVSCEGENPADQENIGAVNYLPIRGFPGYFYPYQNSEGYLSPLVAVHFQRPKRGIIINVECRAWARNIIHDRKERIGSVHYELLID, from the exons ATGTCCAAGCCAGTACCAATGAGTCCGTCCTTTGTGGACGAGGATCTGCACAACCTGAGGAAGCCCAAACCGTTCAAATTGGGCCAGTTCTTATATAACACCGAGGATGGAACGGTTATGGGTCGCGATCGATCGTCATGGG CCAAAATCGGAATCTTCTATGTGGCCTTCTACGGAGTCCTAGCCGCCCTCGTTGCCATCTGCATGTGGGCCTTCTTCCAAACTCTCGATCCTCGCATTCCCAAGTGGACCCTGGACCGTTCCCTGATAGGTACAAATCCAG GTCTAGGTTTTCGACCCCTGCCACCGGTGGACAATGTGGAAAGCACTTTGATCTGGTACAAGGGCACCCAACACGAGAACTACAAGCACTGGACAGACTCCCTGGATGATTTCCTTGCGG TGTACAAAGTACCTGGTCTAACACCCGGCCGTGGTCAGAACATCTACAACTGCGACTACAACCAGCCGCCGCCAAAGGGTCAGGTGTGCGACGTGGACATCAAGACGTGGTCGCCGTGCACCAAGGAGAATAACTACAGCTACCACAAGAGTGCGCCGTGTATCTTCCTCAAGCTGAACAAGATCTACGGCTGGATTCCGGAGTACTACAACAGATCGAATGACTTGCCCGCGAACATGCCCGCCAGCTTGAAGACCTACATCGCAGAGGTCGAGAAGACGCAGCCAGAAAAG CTAAACACCATTTGGGTATCGTGCGAGGGCGAGAACCCAGCCGACCAGGAGAACATTGGTGCTGTCAACTACCTGCCAATCAGGGGATTCCCCGGCTACTTCTATCCCTACCAGAACTCCGAGGGCTACTTGAGTCCCCTGGTGGCGGTGCACTTCCAGCGCCCCAAAC GCGGaatcatcatcaacgtggAGTGCAGGGCTTGGGCTCGCAACATCATACACGATCGCAAGGAGAGAATCGGATCGGTGCACTATGAGCTCCTCATTGATTAA
- the CG17376 gene encoding uncharacterized protein, isoform B, which produces MCNGCGCCGPCNETPCCGPHSPPCGAPSPIPCSPAPGMCCPPLPEGGIPDPRVWNYYNTPPTYPCGF; this is translated from the exons ATGTGCAACGGATGTGGATGCTGTGGACCCTGTAATGAAACACCCTGCTGTGGCCCCCACAGTCCGCCATGCGGAGCCCCGTCTCCCATCCCGTGCTCTCCTGCTCCGGGCATGTGCTGTCCCCCTCTGCCCGAGGGCGGCATTCCCGATCCCCGTGTCTGGAACTACTACAACACGCCCCCAACTTATCCAT GTGGCTTCTAA